The Mytilus trossulus isolate FHL-02 chromosome 13, PNRI_Mtr1.1.1.hap1, whole genome shotgun sequence genome has a segment encoding these proteins:
- the LOC134695457 gene encoding protein phosphatase 2C-like domain-containing protein 1 isoform X6, translated as MTFSSHLASRFFKMTSESGSVEHHQATQVDEEEEEEESIDILDGPTQGLQGHNFNRSDTPQTNLPDGETTPDITILCEKCQDYVHLLHLQEHRKYHKALATMKYGKKLPRPENIEMLLKRRNVILRKMKQSAASLGNHIEPREIQKINEAYEYLKTDMDGTLAQLQQMREDLDVHVNGSALNCSPDCVYAVGFCSHGNSRWKNQMEDTKVYQDSFGEDNDKCFMAVYDGYHGRFASDVAASELHHMLLNEMKKFDPKTTSTKAENMADNMEDISNYKFDRPTTKESEREVLYEGSMNIVDQIIKLCESKYDNMMTPRSGRSSKALESERSKEQLIPIEEEKSDYEKSLGGEKTPMNKKQPKPPMSIKMEEAFKKSYQLLDILLSYGKDECSRVRWSGCSATTLILHGMDPNKVDRDWVISPVKEEDGENLEEGDTSRKPSGYEEPRTLGLLHLANAGNVHCVLVRGNQPYRITREHTPNNEKELKRVIKAGGDISESKKEKRVNGVLSTTRGLGNHGDVKLKKCVLVEPYTTSIPIDQYAQFIILASHGVWEVFTPQEATSLLLKLLPSNFVPVPSKISTTLQPLMEDINSQHITTPHSNFSPSIAKQHHHDNTIAEKEEGRQLSPLIDERLRKIETKSPNTEADLKTEIGSHMGDSDGESGNEADIETYGDYLSIPAFSRMSTINPNHTRDTYHREFAKVMAEHLVQAALQAGARDNITVTIALLPGCGL; from the exons ATGACATTTTCATCACATCTTGCATCTAGATTTTTCA AAATGACATCTGAATCTGGGTCAGTAGAACATCATCAGGCCACACAAGTTGACGAGGAGGAAGAGGAAGAGGAGTCTATAGATATTTTAGATGGGCCAACACAGGGTCTACAGGGACATAATTTCAACAGATCAG ATACACCACAGACAAATCTTCCAGATGGGGAGACAACTCCTGATATTACAATTCTATGTGAAAAATGTCAGGACTATGTCCACCTACTACATCTCCAAGAACACAGGAAGTACCATAAAGCCCTAGCAACCATGAAATATGGCAAAAAGTTGCCAAGGCCAGAAAATATAGAAATGTTGCTGAAAAGAAGAAAtgtaatattgagaaaaatgaAGCAGTCTGCTGCTAGTTTAGGAAACCACATTGAACCTCGagaaattcagaaaataaatgaagcttatgaatatttaaaaactgaCATGGATGGAACTTTAGCACAGTTACAGCAGATGAGAGAGGACCTGGATGTACATGTGAATGGTTCAGCCTTGAACTGTAGTCCAGATTGTGTTTATGCTGTTGGTTTTTGCTCCCATGGAAACAGTCGCTGGAAGAACCAGATGGAGGATACAAAAGTGTATCAAGATTCGTTTGGTGAAGATAATGATAAATGTTTCATGGCTGTCTACGACGGGTATCATGGAAGGTTTGCATCAGATGTTGCCGCGTCTGAACTCCATCACATGTTGTTAAATGAAATGAAGAAATTTGACCCCAAAACTACTTCAACCAAGGCAGAAAATATGGCTGACAATATGGAGGATATATCtaactataaatttgatagaCCAACAACAAAAGAGAGTGAGAGGGAAGTACTTTATGAGGGAAGTATGAACATTGTTGATCAAATTATCAAACTTTGtgaatcaaaatatgacaaTATGATGACACCAAGATCTGGGCGTTCATCTAAAGCTTTAGAATCTGAGAGGAGCAAAGAGCAGCTGATACcaatagaagaagaaaaatctGATTATGAAAAGTCACTCGGTGGGGAGAAAACtccaatgaacaaaaaacaacctAAACCACCAATGTCCATTAAAATGGAAGAAGCTTTTAAAAAATCCTACcaacttttagatattttgcTGTCATATGGAAAGGATGAGTGTTCCAGGGTGAGATGGAGTGGATGTTCTGCTACCACCTTGATACTGCATGGTATGGACCCAAATAAAGTAGATAGAGATTGGGTTATCTCCCCTGTGAAAGAAGAAGATGGTGAAAATCTGGAAGAAGGTGACACATCACGTAAACCTTCAGGATATGAGGAACCAAGGACCCTTGGTCTCTTACATTTAGCTAATGCAG GAAATGTCCATTGTGTTTTAGTGAGAGGGAATCAGCCTTACAGGATTACAAGAGAACATACACCAAATAATGAAAAGGAATTAAAAAGAGTCATCAAAGCAG gTGGAGATATAAGtgaaagtaaaaaagaaaagagagtAAATGGGGTTTTAAGTACCACAAGAGGACTTGGTAACCATGGTGATGTAAAACTAAAGAAATGTGTTCTAGTAGAGCCCTACACCACATCAATACCAATAGACCAGTATGCACAGTTTATTATTTTAGCTTCACATGGAGTCTGGGAAGTGTTCACTCCACAAGAGGCCACATCTCTATTGTTGAAG tTGTTGCCTAGCAACTTTGTTCCAGTACCGAGTAAAATTAGTACCACTCTTCAACCTTTAATGGAAGACATTAATAGTCAACATATTACAACAccacattcaaatttctcaccATCTATTGCTAAGCAACATCACCATGACAACACAATAGCTGAAAAAGAGGAGGGAAGACAGTTATCACCACTCATTGATGAACGTCTTAGAAAAATTGAAACTAAGAGTCCAAACACTGAAGCAGACCTGAAAACTGAAATTGGTAGTCACATGGGTGACTCAGATGGAGAATCTGGAAATGAGGCGGATATAGAAACGTATGGTGATTACTTATCAATCCCAGCATTCTCTAGAATGTCAACTATAAATCCCAATCACACCAGGGACACATATCATCGTGAGTTTGCCAAAGTTATGGCCGAACATTTAGTACAGGCTGCCTTACAAGCAGGAGCTAGAGATAATATAACAGTTACTATTGCTTTGTTACCTGGATGTGGTTTATGA
- the LOC134695457 gene encoding protein phosphatase 2C-like domain-containing protein 1 isoform X8, translated as MTSESGSVEHHQATQVDEEEEEEESIDILDGPTQGLQGHNFNRSDTPQTNLPDGETTPDITILCEKCQDYVHLLHLQEHRKYHKALATMKYGKKLPRPENIEMLLKRRNVILRKMKQSAASLGNHIEPREIQKINEAYEYLKTDMDGTLAQLQQMREDLDVHVNGSALNCSPDCVYAVGFCSHGNSRWKNQMEDTKVYQDSFGEDNDKCFMAVYDGYHGRFASDVAASELHHMLLNEMKKFDPKTTSTKAENMADNMEDISNYKFDRPTTKESEREVLYEGSMNIVDQIIKLCESKYDNMMTPRSGRSSKALESERSKEQLIPIEEEKSDYEKSLGGEKTPMNKKQPKPPMSIKMEEAFKKSYQLLDILLSYGKDECSRVRWSGCSATTLILHGMDPNKVDRDWVISPVKEEDGENLEEGDTSRKPSGYEEPRTLGLLHLANAGNVHCVLVRGNQPYRITREHTPNNEKELKRVIKAGGDISESKKEKRVNGVLSTTRGLGNHGDVKLKKCVLVEPYTTSIPIDQYAQFIILASHGVWEVFTPQEATSLLLKLLPSNFVPVPSKISTTLQPLMEDINSQHITTPHSNFSPSIAKQHHHDNTIAEKEEGRQLSPLIDERLRKIETKSPNTEADLKTEIGSHMGDSDGESGNEADIETYGDYLSIPAFSRMSTINPNHTRDTYHREFAKVMAEHLVQAALQAGARDNITVTIALLPGCGL; from the exons ATGACATCTGAATCTGGGTCAGTAGAACATCATCAGGCCACACAAGTTGACGAGGAGGAAGAGGAAGAGGAGTCTATAGATATTTTAGATGGGCCAACACAGGGTCTACAGGGACATAATTTCAACAGATCAG ATACACCACAGACAAATCTTCCAGATGGGGAGACAACTCCTGATATTACAATTCTATGTGAAAAATGTCAGGACTATGTCCACCTACTACATCTCCAAGAACACAGGAAGTACCATAAAGCCCTAGCAACCATGAAATATGGCAAAAAGTTGCCAAGGCCAGAAAATATAGAAATGTTGCTGAAAAGAAGAAAtgtaatattgagaaaaatgaAGCAGTCTGCTGCTAGTTTAGGAAACCACATTGAACCTCGagaaattcagaaaataaatgaagcttatgaatatttaaaaactgaCATGGATGGAACTTTAGCACAGTTACAGCAGATGAGAGAGGACCTGGATGTACATGTGAATGGTTCAGCCTTGAACTGTAGTCCAGATTGTGTTTATGCTGTTGGTTTTTGCTCCCATGGAAACAGTCGCTGGAAGAACCAGATGGAGGATACAAAAGTGTATCAAGATTCGTTTGGTGAAGATAATGATAAATGTTTCATGGCTGTCTACGACGGGTATCATGGAAGGTTTGCATCAGATGTTGCCGCGTCTGAACTCCATCACATGTTGTTAAATGAAATGAAGAAATTTGACCCCAAAACTACTTCAACCAAGGCAGAAAATATGGCTGACAATATGGAGGATATATCtaactataaatttgatagaCCAACAACAAAAGAGAGTGAGAGGGAAGTACTTTATGAGGGAAGTATGAACATTGTTGATCAAATTATCAAACTTTGtgaatcaaaatatgacaaTATGATGACACCAAGATCTGGGCGTTCATCTAAAGCTTTAGAATCTGAGAGGAGCAAAGAGCAGCTGATACcaatagaagaagaaaaatctGATTATGAAAAGTCACTCGGTGGGGAGAAAACtccaatgaacaaaaaacaacctAAACCACCAATGTCCATTAAAATGGAAGAAGCTTTTAAAAAATCCTACcaacttttagatattttgcTGTCATATGGAAAGGATGAGTGTTCCAGGGTGAGATGGAGTGGATGTTCTGCTACCACCTTGATACTGCATGGTATGGACCCAAATAAAGTAGATAGAGATTGGGTTATCTCCCCTGTGAAAGAAGAAGATGGTGAAAATCTGGAAGAAGGTGACACATCACGTAAACCTTCAGGATATGAGGAACCAAGGACCCTTGGTCTCTTACATTTAGCTAATGCAG GAAATGTCCATTGTGTTTTAGTGAGAGGGAATCAGCCTTACAGGATTACAAGAGAACATACACCAAATAATGAAAAGGAATTAAAAAGAGTCATCAAAGCAG gTGGAGATATAAGtgaaagtaaaaaagaaaagagagtAAATGGGGTTTTAAGTACCACAAGAGGACTTGGTAACCATGGTGATGTAAAACTAAAGAAATGTGTTCTAGTAGAGCCCTACACCACATCAATACCAATAGACCAGTATGCACAGTTTATTATTTTAGCTTCACATGGAGTCTGGGAAGTGTTCACTCCACAAGAGGCCACATCTCTATTGTTGAAG tTGTTGCCTAGCAACTTTGTTCCAGTACCGAGTAAAATTAGTACCACTCTTCAACCTTTAATGGAAGACATTAATAGTCAACATATTACAACAccacattcaaatttctcaccATCTATTGCTAAGCAACATCACCATGACAACACAATAGCTGAAAAAGAGGAGGGAAGACAGTTATCACCACTCATTGATGAACGTCTTAGAAAAATTGAAACTAAGAGTCCAAACACTGAAGCAGACCTGAAAACTGAAATTGGTAGTCACATGGGTGACTCAGATGGAGAATCTGGAAATGAGGCGGATATAGAAACGTATGGTGATTACTTATCAATCCCAGCATTCTCTAGAATGTCAACTATAAATCCCAATCACACCAGGGACACATATCATCGTGAGTTTGCCAAAGTTATGGCCGAACATTTAGTACAGGCTGCCTTACAAGCAGGAGCTAGAGATAATATAACAGTTACTATTGCTTTGTTACCTGGATGTGGTTTATGA
- the LOC134695457 gene encoding protein phosphatase 2C-like domain-containing protein 1 isoform X2, whose amino-acid sequence MTFSSHLASRFFKMTSESGSVEHHQATQVDEEEEEEESIDILDGPTQGLQGHNFNRSAYRHQALAIVSGDTPQTNLPDGETTPDITILCEKCQDYVHLLHLQEHRKYHKALATMKYGKKLPRPENIEMLLKRRNVILRKMKQSAASLGNHIEPREIQKINEAYEYLKTDMDGTLAQLQQMREDLDVHVNGSALNCSPDCVYAVGFCSHGNSRWKNQMEDTKVYQDSFGEDNDKCFMAVYDGYHGRFASDVAASELHHMLLNEMKKFDPKTTSTKAENMADNMEDISNYKFDRPTTKESEREVLYEGSMNIVDQIIKLCESKYDNMMTPRSGRSSKALESERSKEQLIPIEEEKSDYEKSLGGEKTPMNKKQPKPPMSIKMEEAFKKSYQLLDILLSYGKDECSRVRWSGCSATTLILHGMDPNKVDRDWVISPVKEEDGENLEEGDTSRKPSGYEEPRTLGLLHLANAGNVHCVLVRGNQPYRITREHTPNNEKELKRVIKAGGDISESKKEKRVNGVLSTTRGLGNHGDVKLKKCVLVEPYTTSIPIDQYAQFIILASHGVWEVFTPQEATSLLLKLLPSNFVPVPSKISTTLQPLMEDINSQHITTPHSNFSPSIAKQHHHDNTIAEKEEGRQLSPLIDERLRKIETKSPNTEADLKTEIGSHMGDSDGESGNEADIETYGDYLSIPAFSRMSTINPNHTRDTYHREFAKVMAEHLVQAALQAGARDNITVTIALLPGCGL is encoded by the exons ATGACATTTTCATCACATCTTGCATCTAGATTTTTCA AAATGACATCTGAATCTGGGTCAGTAGAACATCATCAGGCCACACAAGTTGACGAGGAGGAAGAGGAAGAGGAGTCTATAGATATTTTAGATGGGCCAACACAGGGTCTACAGGGACATAATTTCAACAGATCAG CCTACAGACATCAAG CTTTGGCCATTGTATCAGGAG ATACACCACAGACAAATCTTCCAGATGGGGAGACAACTCCTGATATTACAATTCTATGTGAAAAATGTCAGGACTATGTCCACCTACTACATCTCCAAGAACACAGGAAGTACCATAAAGCCCTAGCAACCATGAAATATGGCAAAAAGTTGCCAAGGCCAGAAAATATAGAAATGTTGCTGAAAAGAAGAAAtgtaatattgagaaaaatgaAGCAGTCTGCTGCTAGTTTAGGAAACCACATTGAACCTCGagaaattcagaaaataaatgaagcttatgaatatttaaaaactgaCATGGATGGAACTTTAGCACAGTTACAGCAGATGAGAGAGGACCTGGATGTACATGTGAATGGTTCAGCCTTGAACTGTAGTCCAGATTGTGTTTATGCTGTTGGTTTTTGCTCCCATGGAAACAGTCGCTGGAAGAACCAGATGGAGGATACAAAAGTGTATCAAGATTCGTTTGGTGAAGATAATGATAAATGTTTCATGGCTGTCTACGACGGGTATCATGGAAGGTTTGCATCAGATGTTGCCGCGTCTGAACTCCATCACATGTTGTTAAATGAAATGAAGAAATTTGACCCCAAAACTACTTCAACCAAGGCAGAAAATATGGCTGACAATATGGAGGATATATCtaactataaatttgatagaCCAACAACAAAAGAGAGTGAGAGGGAAGTACTTTATGAGGGAAGTATGAACATTGTTGATCAAATTATCAAACTTTGtgaatcaaaatatgacaaTATGATGACACCAAGATCTGGGCGTTCATCTAAAGCTTTAGAATCTGAGAGGAGCAAAGAGCAGCTGATACcaatagaagaagaaaaatctGATTATGAAAAGTCACTCGGTGGGGAGAAAACtccaatgaacaaaaaacaacctAAACCACCAATGTCCATTAAAATGGAAGAAGCTTTTAAAAAATCCTACcaacttttagatattttgcTGTCATATGGAAAGGATGAGTGTTCCAGGGTGAGATGGAGTGGATGTTCTGCTACCACCTTGATACTGCATGGTATGGACCCAAATAAAGTAGATAGAGATTGGGTTATCTCCCCTGTGAAAGAAGAAGATGGTGAAAATCTGGAAGAAGGTGACACATCACGTAAACCTTCAGGATATGAGGAACCAAGGACCCTTGGTCTCTTACATTTAGCTAATGCAG GAAATGTCCATTGTGTTTTAGTGAGAGGGAATCAGCCTTACAGGATTACAAGAGAACATACACCAAATAATGAAAAGGAATTAAAAAGAGTCATCAAAGCAG gTGGAGATATAAGtgaaagtaaaaaagaaaagagagtAAATGGGGTTTTAAGTACCACAAGAGGACTTGGTAACCATGGTGATGTAAAACTAAAGAAATGTGTTCTAGTAGAGCCCTACACCACATCAATACCAATAGACCAGTATGCACAGTTTATTATTTTAGCTTCACATGGAGTCTGGGAAGTGTTCACTCCACAAGAGGCCACATCTCTATTGTTGAAG tTGTTGCCTAGCAACTTTGTTCCAGTACCGAGTAAAATTAGTACCACTCTTCAACCTTTAATGGAAGACATTAATAGTCAACATATTACAACAccacattcaaatttctcaccATCTATTGCTAAGCAACATCACCATGACAACACAATAGCTGAAAAAGAGGAGGGAAGACAGTTATCACCACTCATTGATGAACGTCTTAGAAAAATTGAAACTAAGAGTCCAAACACTGAAGCAGACCTGAAAACTGAAATTGGTAGTCACATGGGTGACTCAGATGGAGAATCTGGAAATGAGGCGGATATAGAAACGTATGGTGATTACTTATCAATCCCAGCATTCTCTAGAATGTCAACTATAAATCCCAATCACACCAGGGACACATATCATCGTGAGTTTGCCAAAGTTATGGCCGAACATTTAGTACAGGCTGCCTTACAAGCAGGAGCTAGAGATAATATAACAGTTACTATTGCTTTGTTACCTGGATGTGGTTTATGA
- the LOC134695457 gene encoding protein phosphatase 2C-like domain-containing protein 1 isoform X1 — translation MTFSSHLASRFFIEMTSESGSVEHHQATQVDEEEEEEESIDILDGPTQGLQGHNFNRSAYRHQALAIVSGDTPQTNLPDGETTPDITILCEKCQDYVHLLHLQEHRKYHKALATMKYGKKLPRPENIEMLLKRRNVILRKMKQSAASLGNHIEPREIQKINEAYEYLKTDMDGTLAQLQQMREDLDVHVNGSALNCSPDCVYAVGFCSHGNSRWKNQMEDTKVYQDSFGEDNDKCFMAVYDGYHGRFASDVAASELHHMLLNEMKKFDPKTTSTKAENMADNMEDISNYKFDRPTTKESEREVLYEGSMNIVDQIIKLCESKYDNMMTPRSGRSSKALESERSKEQLIPIEEEKSDYEKSLGGEKTPMNKKQPKPPMSIKMEEAFKKSYQLLDILLSYGKDECSRVRWSGCSATTLILHGMDPNKVDRDWVISPVKEEDGENLEEGDTSRKPSGYEEPRTLGLLHLANAGNVHCVLVRGNQPYRITREHTPNNEKELKRVIKAGGDISESKKEKRVNGVLSTTRGLGNHGDVKLKKCVLVEPYTTSIPIDQYAQFIILASHGVWEVFTPQEATSLLLKLLPSNFVPVPSKISTTLQPLMEDINSQHITTPHSNFSPSIAKQHHHDNTIAEKEEGRQLSPLIDERLRKIETKSPNTEADLKTEIGSHMGDSDGESGNEADIETYGDYLSIPAFSRMSTINPNHTRDTYHREFAKVMAEHLVQAALQAGARDNITVTIALLPGCGL, via the exons ATGACATTTTCATCACATCTTGCATCTAGATTTTTCA taGAAATGACATCTGAATCTGGGTCAGTAGAACATCATCAGGCCACACAAGTTGACGAGGAGGAAGAGGAAGAGGAGTCTATAGATATTTTAGATGGGCCAACACAGGGTCTACAGGGACATAATTTCAACAGATCAG CCTACAGACATCAAG CTTTGGCCATTGTATCAGGAG ATACACCACAGACAAATCTTCCAGATGGGGAGACAACTCCTGATATTACAATTCTATGTGAAAAATGTCAGGACTATGTCCACCTACTACATCTCCAAGAACACAGGAAGTACCATAAAGCCCTAGCAACCATGAAATATGGCAAAAAGTTGCCAAGGCCAGAAAATATAGAAATGTTGCTGAAAAGAAGAAAtgtaatattgagaaaaatgaAGCAGTCTGCTGCTAGTTTAGGAAACCACATTGAACCTCGagaaattcagaaaataaatgaagcttatgaatatttaaaaactgaCATGGATGGAACTTTAGCACAGTTACAGCAGATGAGAGAGGACCTGGATGTACATGTGAATGGTTCAGCCTTGAACTGTAGTCCAGATTGTGTTTATGCTGTTGGTTTTTGCTCCCATGGAAACAGTCGCTGGAAGAACCAGATGGAGGATACAAAAGTGTATCAAGATTCGTTTGGTGAAGATAATGATAAATGTTTCATGGCTGTCTACGACGGGTATCATGGAAGGTTTGCATCAGATGTTGCCGCGTCTGAACTCCATCACATGTTGTTAAATGAAATGAAGAAATTTGACCCCAAAACTACTTCAACCAAGGCAGAAAATATGGCTGACAATATGGAGGATATATCtaactataaatttgatagaCCAACAACAAAAGAGAGTGAGAGGGAAGTACTTTATGAGGGAAGTATGAACATTGTTGATCAAATTATCAAACTTTGtgaatcaaaatatgacaaTATGATGACACCAAGATCTGGGCGTTCATCTAAAGCTTTAGAATCTGAGAGGAGCAAAGAGCAGCTGATACcaatagaagaagaaaaatctGATTATGAAAAGTCACTCGGTGGGGAGAAAACtccaatgaacaaaaaacaacctAAACCACCAATGTCCATTAAAATGGAAGAAGCTTTTAAAAAATCCTACcaacttttagatattttgcTGTCATATGGAAAGGATGAGTGTTCCAGGGTGAGATGGAGTGGATGTTCTGCTACCACCTTGATACTGCATGGTATGGACCCAAATAAAGTAGATAGAGATTGGGTTATCTCCCCTGTGAAAGAAGAAGATGGTGAAAATCTGGAAGAAGGTGACACATCACGTAAACCTTCAGGATATGAGGAACCAAGGACCCTTGGTCTCTTACATTTAGCTAATGCAG GAAATGTCCATTGTGTTTTAGTGAGAGGGAATCAGCCTTACAGGATTACAAGAGAACATACACCAAATAATGAAAAGGAATTAAAAAGAGTCATCAAAGCAG gTGGAGATATAAGtgaaagtaaaaaagaaaagagagtAAATGGGGTTTTAAGTACCACAAGAGGACTTGGTAACCATGGTGATGTAAAACTAAAGAAATGTGTTCTAGTAGAGCCCTACACCACATCAATACCAATAGACCAGTATGCACAGTTTATTATTTTAGCTTCACATGGAGTCTGGGAAGTGTTCACTCCACAAGAGGCCACATCTCTATTGTTGAAG tTGTTGCCTAGCAACTTTGTTCCAGTACCGAGTAAAATTAGTACCACTCTTCAACCTTTAATGGAAGACATTAATAGTCAACATATTACAACAccacattcaaatttctcaccATCTATTGCTAAGCAACATCACCATGACAACACAATAGCTGAAAAAGAGGAGGGAAGACAGTTATCACCACTCATTGATGAACGTCTTAGAAAAATTGAAACTAAGAGTCCAAACACTGAAGCAGACCTGAAAACTGAAATTGGTAGTCACATGGGTGACTCAGATGGAGAATCTGGAAATGAGGCGGATATAGAAACGTATGGTGATTACTTATCAATCCCAGCATTCTCTAGAATGTCAACTATAAATCCCAATCACACCAGGGACACATATCATCGTGAGTTTGCCAAAGTTATGGCCGAACATTTAGTACAGGCTGCCTTACAAGCAGGAGCTAGAGATAATATAACAGTTACTATTGCTTTGTTACCTGGATGTGGTTTATGA
- the LOC134695457 gene encoding protein phosphatase 2C-like domain-containing protein 1 isoform X9, which yields MDKHPAVKQHKNTPQTNLPDGETTPDITILCEKCQDYVHLLHLQEHRKYHKALATMKYGKKLPRPENIEMLLKRRNVILRKMKQSAASLGNHIEPREIQKINEAYEYLKTDMDGTLAQLQQMREDLDVHVNGSALNCSPDCVYAVGFCSHGNSRWKNQMEDTKVYQDSFGEDNDKCFMAVYDGYHGRFASDVAASELHHMLLNEMKKFDPKTTSTKAENMADNMEDISNYKFDRPTTKESEREVLYEGSMNIVDQIIKLCESKYDNMMTPRSGRSSKALESERSKEQLIPIEEEKSDYEKSLGGEKTPMNKKQPKPPMSIKMEEAFKKSYQLLDILLSYGKDECSRVRWSGCSATTLILHGMDPNKVDRDWVISPVKEEDGENLEEGDTSRKPSGYEEPRTLGLLHLANAGNVHCVLVRGNQPYRITREHTPNNEKELKRVIKAGGDISESKKEKRVNGVLSTTRGLGNHGDVKLKKCVLVEPYTTSIPIDQYAQFIILASHGVWEVFTPQEATSLLLKLLPSNFVPVPSKISTTLQPLMEDINSQHITTPHSNFSPSIAKQHHHDNTIAEKEEGRQLSPLIDERLRKIETKSPNTEADLKTEIGSHMGDSDGESGNEADIETYGDYLSIPAFSRMSTINPNHTRDTYHREFAKVMAEHLVQAALQAGARDNITVTIALLPGCGL from the exons ATGGACAAACATCCAGCGGTTAAACAGCACAAGA ATACACCACAGACAAATCTTCCAGATGGGGAGACAACTCCTGATATTACAATTCTATGTGAAAAATGTCAGGACTATGTCCACCTACTACATCTCCAAGAACACAGGAAGTACCATAAAGCCCTAGCAACCATGAAATATGGCAAAAAGTTGCCAAGGCCAGAAAATATAGAAATGTTGCTGAAAAGAAGAAAtgtaatattgagaaaaatgaAGCAGTCTGCTGCTAGTTTAGGAAACCACATTGAACCTCGagaaattcagaaaataaatgaagcttatgaatatttaaaaactgaCATGGATGGAACTTTAGCACAGTTACAGCAGATGAGAGAGGACCTGGATGTACATGTGAATGGTTCAGCCTTGAACTGTAGTCCAGATTGTGTTTATGCTGTTGGTTTTTGCTCCCATGGAAACAGTCGCTGGAAGAACCAGATGGAGGATACAAAAGTGTATCAAGATTCGTTTGGTGAAGATAATGATAAATGTTTCATGGCTGTCTACGACGGGTATCATGGAAGGTTTGCATCAGATGTTGCCGCGTCTGAACTCCATCACATGTTGTTAAATGAAATGAAGAAATTTGACCCCAAAACTACTTCAACCAAGGCAGAAAATATGGCTGACAATATGGAGGATATATCtaactataaatttgatagaCCAACAACAAAAGAGAGTGAGAGGGAAGTACTTTATGAGGGAAGTATGAACATTGTTGATCAAATTATCAAACTTTGtgaatcaaaatatgacaaTATGATGACACCAAGATCTGGGCGTTCATCTAAAGCTTTAGAATCTGAGAGGAGCAAAGAGCAGCTGATACcaatagaagaagaaaaatctGATTATGAAAAGTCACTCGGTGGGGAGAAAACtccaatgaacaaaaaacaacctAAACCACCAATGTCCATTAAAATGGAAGAAGCTTTTAAAAAATCCTACcaacttttagatattttgcTGTCATATGGAAAGGATGAGTGTTCCAGGGTGAGATGGAGTGGATGTTCTGCTACCACCTTGATACTGCATGGTATGGACCCAAATAAAGTAGATAGAGATTGGGTTATCTCCCCTGTGAAAGAAGAAGATGGTGAAAATCTGGAAGAAGGTGACACATCACGTAAACCTTCAGGATATGAGGAACCAAGGACCCTTGGTCTCTTACATTTAGCTAATGCAG GAAATGTCCATTGTGTTTTAGTGAGAGGGAATCAGCCTTACAGGATTACAAGAGAACATACACCAAATAATGAAAAGGAATTAAAAAGAGTCATCAAAGCAG gTGGAGATATAAGtgaaagtaaaaaagaaaagagagtAAATGGGGTTTTAAGTACCACAAGAGGACTTGGTAACCATGGTGATGTAAAACTAAAGAAATGTGTTCTAGTAGAGCCCTACACCACATCAATACCAATAGACCAGTATGCACAGTTTATTATTTTAGCTTCACATGGAGTCTGGGAAGTGTTCACTCCACAAGAGGCCACATCTCTATTGTTGAAG tTGTTGCCTAGCAACTTTGTTCCAGTACCGAGTAAAATTAGTACCACTCTTCAACCTTTAATGGAAGACATTAATAGTCAACATATTACAACAccacattcaaatttctcaccATCTATTGCTAAGCAACATCACCATGACAACACAATAGCTGAAAAAGAGGAGGGAAGACAGTTATCACCACTCATTGATGAACGTCTTAGAAAAATTGAAACTAAGAGTCCAAACACTGAAGCAGACCTGAAAACTGAAATTGGTAGTCACATGGGTGACTCAGATGGAGAATCTGGAAATGAGGCGGATATAGAAACGTATGGTGATTACTTATCAATCCCAGCATTCTCTAGAATGTCAACTATAAATCCCAATCACACCAGGGACACATATCATCGTGAGTTTGCCAAAGTTATGGCCGAACATTTAGTACAGGCTGCCTTACAAGCAGGAGCTAGAGATAATATAACAGTTACTATTGCTTTGTTACCTGGATGTGGTTTATGA